The following proteins come from a genomic window of Diceros bicornis minor isolate mBicDic1 chromosome 4, mDicBic1.mat.cur, whole genome shotgun sequence:
- the MRPS14 gene encoding small ribosomal subunit protein uS14m has product MAASMLSSLLRTVRQMVPSSASGQVRGYYVDWRMLRDVKRRKMAYEYADERLRINSLRKNTILPKDLQEVADEEIAALPRDSCPVRIRNRCVMTSRPRGVKRRWRLSRIVFRHLADHGQLSGVQRAMW; this is encoded by the exons ATGGCGGCCTCCATGCTGAGCTCTTTGCTGCGGACCGTCCGGCAG ATGGTTCCTTCATCAGCTTCAGGCCAAGTTCGAGGTTACTATGTGGACTGGAGAATGTTGCGTGATGTGAAGAGACGAAAAATGGCCTATGAATATGCAGATGAGAGGCTACGGATCAATTCGCTCAGGAAGAATACCATTTTGCCAAAAGACCTTCAG GAAGTGGCTGATGAAGAAATTGCTGCCCTCCCCCGGGATAGCTGTCCCGTCAGAATCAGAAATCGGTGTGTTATGACGTCCCGTCCACGAGGTGTGAAGCGGCGCTGGCGGCTTAGTCGTATCGTCTTCCGTCACTTAGCCGACCATGGGCAGCTGTCTGGGGTCCAGCGAGCAATGTGGTAA
- the CACYBP gene encoding calcyclin-binding protein isoform X1, with translation MASAPEELQKDLEEVKVLLEKATRKRVRDALTAEKSKIETEIKNKMQQKSPRKAELLDNEKPAAVVAPITTGYTVKISNYGWDQSDKFVKIYITLTGVHQVPTENVQVHFTERSFDLLVKNLNGKSYSMIVNNLLKPISVEGSSKKVKTDTVLILCRKKAENTRWDYLTQVEKECKEKEKPSYDTETDPSEGLMNVLKKIYEDGDDDMKRTINKAWVESREKQAKGNTEF, from the exons CTACAGAAAGATCTAGAAGAGGTGAAGGTGCTACTGGAAAAAGCCACTAGAAAAAGGGTACGTGATGCCCTTACAGCTGAAAAATCCAAGATTGAGACAGAAATCAAAAACAAGATGCAGCAGAAATCACCGAGGAAAGCAGAACTTCTTGACAATGAAaagccagctgctgtggttgctcCCATTACAACGGGCTATACCGTGAAAATCAGTAATTACG gATGGGATCAGTCAGATAAGTTTGTGAAAATCTACATTACCTTAACTGGAGTTCATCAAGTCCCCACTGAGAATGTGCAGGTGCATTTCACAGAGAG GTCATTTGATCTTTTGGTAAAGAATCTAAATGGGAAGAGTTACTCCATGATAGTGAACAATCTCTTGAAACCCATCTCTGTGGAAGGCAGTTCAAAAAAA GTCAAGACAGATACAGTTCTTATCTTATgtagaaagaaagcagaaaacaCACGGTGGGACTACCTGACTCAGGTTGAAAaagaatgcaaagagaaaga AAAGCCCTCCTATGACACTGAAACAGATCCTAGTGAGGGATTGATGAATGTTCTAAAGAAAATTTATGAAGATGGAGATGATGATATGAAGCGAACCATTAATAAGGCCTGGGTGGAATCAAGAGAAAAGCAAGCGAAAGGAAACACAGAATTTTGA
- the CACYBP gene encoding calcyclin-binding protein isoform X2, translating into MQQKSPRKAELLDNEKPAAVVAPITTGYTVKISNYGWDQSDKFVKIYITLTGVHQVPTENVQVHFTERSFDLLVKNLNGKSYSMIVNNLLKPISVEGSSKKVKTDTVLILCRKKAENTRWDYLTQVEKECKEKEKPSYDTETDPSEGLMNVLKKIYEDGDDDMKRTINKAWVESREKQAKGNTEF; encoded by the exons ATGCAGCAGAAATCACCGAGGAAAGCAGAACTTCTTGACAATGAAaagccagctgctgtggttgctcCCATTACAACGGGCTATACCGTGAAAATCAGTAATTACG gATGGGATCAGTCAGATAAGTTTGTGAAAATCTACATTACCTTAACTGGAGTTCATCAAGTCCCCACTGAGAATGTGCAGGTGCATTTCACAGAGAG GTCATTTGATCTTTTGGTAAAGAATCTAAATGGGAAGAGTTACTCCATGATAGTGAACAATCTCTTGAAACCCATCTCTGTGGAAGGCAGTTCAAAAAAA GTCAAGACAGATACAGTTCTTATCTTATgtagaaagaaagcagaaaacaCACGGTGGGACTACCTGACTCAGGTTGAAAaagaatgcaaagagaaaga AAAGCCCTCCTATGACACTGAAACAGATCCTAGTGAGGGATTGATGAATGTTCTAAAGAAAATTTATGAAGATGGAGATGATGATATGAAGCGAACCATTAATAAGGCCTGGGTGGAATCAAGAGAAAAGCAAGCGAAAGGAAACACAGAATTTTGA